Proteins encoded by one window of Yersinia massiliensis:
- the nsrR gene encoding nitric oxide-sensing transcriptional repressor NsrR: MQLTSFTDYGLRALTYMASLPEGEMTSISQVTEVYGVSRNHMVKIINQLSRVGLVTAVRGKNGGIRLGKPAEQIRIGDVVRQLEPLSLVNCSSDFCHITPACRLKQVLNQAVQSFLNELDNYTLADMVQDNTPLYKLLLVE; this comes from the coding sequence GTGCAGTTAACAAGTTTTACTGATTATGGTTTGCGGGCGCTGACTTACATGGCCTCGCTGCCGGAAGGCGAAATGACCAGCATTTCTCAGGTAACTGAGGTCTATGGCGTGTCTCGTAATCATATGGTTAAAATAATCAATCAGTTGAGCCGTGTCGGGTTGGTCACTGCGGTGCGGGGTAAGAACGGTGGAATACGGTTGGGTAAACCTGCCGAGCAGATTCGAATTGGTGATGTTGTACGCCAACTTGAACCACTCTCACTGGTGAACTGTAGCAGTGATTTTTGCCATATCACCCCCGCTTGCCGCTTGAAACAAGTGCTAAATCAGGCGGTGCAGAGTTTCCTAAACGAGCTGGATAACTATACTTTGGCTGACATGGTCCAAGATAACACTCCACTCTATAAGCTATTACTTGTTGAGTAG
- the rnr gene encoding ribonuclease R, which produces MSQDPFLEREAEKYESPIPSREFILTHLAKRETPASREELANELNLTGEEALEALRRRLRAMERDGQLVFTRRQCYALPERLDLLRGTVIGHRDGFGFLRVEGSKDDLYLSAEQMKTAIHGDVVLAQAMGADRKGRREARIVRVLVPKTSQIVGRYFTDAGIGFVVPDDGRLSFDILIPPEAINGARMGYMVVVELTQRPTRRTKAVGKIVEILGENMGTSMAVDIALRTHEIPHTWPPQVEKQVADLKEEVPEAAKKGRVDLRNLPLVTIDGEDARDFDDAVYCEKKRGGGWRLWVAIADVSYYVRPRTALDDEARSRGTSVYFPSQVVPMLPEVLSNGLCSLNPQVDRLCMVCEMTISSQGKLSSYKFYEAVMSSHARLTYTKVWRIIDGEESLREQYKPLVPHLLELHTMYKALDKARAERGGIAFETEEAKFIFNAERRIERIESTVRNDAHKLIEECMILANIAAARFVEKHNEPALFRVHDRPSDDHISALRSVLSELGLTLGGGLKPEPKDYAVLMDEVADRPDHEMLQTMLLRSMKQAIYDPENRGHFGLALASYGHFTSPIRRYPDLAMHRAIKYQLAKEQGNVKERWTPTGGWHSEFEEMLQLGEHCSMTERRADEATRNVADWLKCDFMQDQVGKEFTGIIASVTGFGFFVRLDDLFIDGLVHVSSLDNDYYRYDSIGQRLIGESSGQVYRLGDTVEIRVEAVHMDERKIDFALVSSTRKPRGEGKTARDKAKKADGQRTMRDTSSSRGGRGSSSGAPRRDQAPAGAGQKRPRRAKKPVNFEPDSAFRPADAAAKLDDKVKAEKKAKAKAKRASAKTKKIAAATKAKRAKKKTSSDE; this is translated from the coding sequence ATGTCACAAGATCCATTCTTGGAACGAGAAGCAGAAAAATATGAGTCGCCGATCCCAAGCCGGGAATTCATTTTGACTCATCTCGCCAAGCGCGAAACCCCTGCCAGCCGTGAAGAGCTGGCTAATGAACTGAATTTAACCGGTGAAGAGGCTTTAGAAGCACTGCGCCGCCGCCTACGCGCGATGGAGCGTGATGGGCAATTGGTCTTCACTCGTCGCCAGTGCTACGCCTTGCCGGAGCGCCTAGACTTATTACGCGGTACGGTTATTGGCCACCGTGATGGCTTCGGCTTTTTGCGTGTTGAAGGTAGCAAAGATGATTTGTATCTCTCCGCAGAACAGATGAAAACAGCGATTCATGGTGATGTGGTCTTGGCTCAAGCGATGGGCGCAGATCGCAAAGGTCGCCGTGAAGCGCGTATTGTGCGGGTATTGGTACCGAAAACTAGCCAAATCGTTGGCCGCTACTTTACCGATGCAGGTATTGGCTTTGTGGTGCCGGATGATGGTCGCCTGAGTTTTGATATCCTGATCCCACCGGAGGCAATCAACGGTGCGCGGATGGGGTATATGGTGGTGGTTGAGTTAACCCAGCGTCCGACTCGCCGGACCAAAGCTGTGGGTAAAATCGTTGAAATTCTTGGCGAAAATATGGGCACGAGCATGGCGGTAGACATTGCTTTGCGTACCCATGAAATCCCGCATACCTGGCCACCTCAGGTAGAAAAACAGGTTGCAGATCTAAAAGAAGAAGTGCCAGAAGCGGCGAAAAAAGGGCGCGTAGACTTACGCAACCTACCATTGGTTACCATTGATGGCGAAGATGCTCGTGACTTCGATGATGCTGTGTATTGCGAGAAAAAACGGGGTGGCGGCTGGCGTTTGTGGGTTGCCATCGCGGATGTCAGCTATTACGTGCGCCCACGTACGGCGCTAGACGATGAAGCGCGTAGCCGTGGTACTTCAGTCTACTTCCCATCGCAAGTCGTCCCGATGCTGCCGGAAGTGCTGTCGAACGGCCTCTGTTCATTGAACCCGCAAGTCGACCGCTTGTGCATGGTGTGTGAGATGACCATCTCCTCACAGGGCAAGCTTTCATCTTATAAGTTCTATGAAGCGGTAATGAGCTCCCATGCGCGTCTGACCTATACCAAAGTGTGGCGCATCATTGATGGTGAAGAGTCGCTGCGTGAACAATATAAGCCGCTGGTGCCGCACTTATTAGAGCTGCATACCATGTACAAGGCGCTGGATAAGGCCCGTGCTGAACGAGGCGGTATTGCGTTTGAGACCGAAGAGGCTAAATTCATTTTCAACGCTGAACGCCGTATCGAGCGTATCGAATCGACGGTGCGCAATGATGCACATAAGCTGATTGAAGAGTGCATGATTTTGGCGAATATCGCCGCGGCGCGGTTTGTCGAGAAACATAACGAACCTGCCCTGTTCCGCGTCCATGACCGCCCAAGTGATGACCATATCTCCGCGCTACGCAGCGTGCTGAGTGAGTTGGGTCTGACACTCGGTGGTGGCTTGAAACCTGAGCCAAAAGACTATGCGGTGCTGATGGATGAAGTCGCTGATCGTCCAGACCATGAAATGCTGCAAACGATGTTGCTGCGTTCCATGAAGCAGGCGATTTACGATCCGGAAAATCGGGGTCACTTTGGTTTGGCATTGGCTTCTTATGGTCACTTTACCTCACCCATCCGTCGCTATCCTGATTTGGCGATGCATCGTGCTATCAAGTACCAGCTTGCGAAAGAGCAAGGCAATGTGAAAGAACGTTGGACGCCTACTGGCGGCTGGCACAGTGAGTTCGAAGAGATGCTGCAATTGGGTGAACACTGCTCAATGACTGAGCGCCGCGCGGATGAAGCCACCCGTAATGTGGCGGATTGGCTGAAGTGCGACTTCATGCAGGATCAAGTTGGTAAAGAGTTCACCGGTATTATTGCCAGTGTGACTGGATTTGGCTTCTTCGTGCGTCTGGACGATCTGTTTATCGATGGTTTGGTGCATGTTTCTAGTTTGGATAACGACTACTACCGCTATGATAGCATCGGCCAGCGCTTGATCGGCGAGTCTTCTGGTCAAGTTTACCGGTTGGGCGATACCGTCGAGATTCGGGTGGAAGCGGTCCATATGGATGAGCGCAAAATTGATTTTGCACTGGTATCCAGTACTCGCAAGCCACGTGGCGAAGGCAAGACTGCTCGTGATAAAGCGAAGAAAGCGGATGGTCAACGTACTATGCGCGATACGTCCTCGAGCCGTGGTGGTCGTGGTAGTTCTTCCGGTGCGCCGCGTCGTGATCAGGCACCAGCAGGGGCAGGTCAAAAACGGCCTCGTCGCGCGAAGAAACCGGTTAATTTCGAGCCAGATAGCGCTTTTCGCCCAGCAGATGCAGCCGCTAAGCTAGACGACAAAGTGAAAGCTGAGAAAAAAGCTAAAGCAAAAGCGAAAAGAGCCTCTGCAAAAACGAAAAAAATTGCCGCTGCCACCAAGGCCAAGCGTGCGAAGAAAAAAACCAGTAGCGACGAGTAA
- the hflC gene encoding protease modulator HflC, which yields MRKSILLIVVVVLVALYASMFVVQEGQRGIVLRFGKVLRDSDNKPLVYSPGLHFKIPFIETVKTLDARIQTMDNQADRFVTKEKKDLIVDSYLKWRISDFSRYYLATGGGDISQAEVLLKRKFSDRLRSEIGRLDVRDIVTDSRGRLTTEVRNALNTGTTDDETVTTEADDAIASAAARVEQETKGKQPAVNPNSMAALGIEVVDVRIKQINLPAEVSDAIFQRMRAEREAVARRHRSQGQEEAEKLRATADYEVTRTLAEAERQARITRGGGDAEAARLFADAFSKDPDFYAFIRSLRAYENSFNSGKDVMVLSPDSDFFRYMRSPDNSSKRP from the coding sequence ATGCGTAAGTCTATTTTACTTATCGTCGTTGTGGTGTTAGTTGCACTCTACGCTTCGATGTTTGTGGTACAAGAAGGCCAGCGCGGGATTGTGCTGCGCTTTGGTAAGGTATTGCGTGATAGTGATAACAAGCCACTGGTGTACTCACCGGGCCTGCATTTCAAAATACCCTTTATCGAAACAGTGAAGACGTTAGATGCTCGTATCCAGACTATGGATAACCAAGCTGACCGTTTCGTTACCAAAGAGAAGAAAGACCTGATTGTCGACTCATACTTGAAGTGGCGTATCAGCGATTTCAGCCGTTACTATCTGGCAACAGGTGGTGGTGATATTTCTCAGGCAGAAGTCCTGCTGAAACGTAAATTCAGTGACCGTTTACGTTCTGAAATTGGCCGTTTGGATGTGCGCGATATCGTGACTGACTCCCGTGGTCGATTGACGACTGAAGTTCGTAACGCATTGAATACCGGTACAACAGATGATGAAACTGTCACGACAGAAGCTGATGATGCCATTGCCTCTGCTGCTGCCCGTGTTGAGCAGGAAACCAAAGGTAAACAACCTGCGGTTAACCCGAACAGTATGGCGGCACTGGGGATTGAGGTGGTTGACGTGCGAATCAAGCAAATCAACTTACCAGCTGAAGTCTCTGATGCTATCTTCCAGCGTATGCGTGCTGAACGTGAAGCGGTAGCCCGTCGTCACCGTTCACAAGGTCAGGAAGAAGCAGAGAAGTTGCGTGCAACGGCTGACTATGAAGTCACACGTACACTGGCAGAAGCAGAGCGTCAGGCGCGTATTACTCGCGGCGGCGGTGATGCAGAAGCGGCTCGTCTGTTTGCCGATGCCTTCAGCAAAGATCCAGACTTCTATGCCTTCATCCGTAGCTTGCGTGCGTATGAGAACAGCTTCAACAGCGGCAAAGATGTGATGGTGTTGAGCCCAGACAGCGATTTCTTCCGCTACATGCGTTCACCTGATAACTCGAGCAAGCGTCCATAA
- a CDS encoding adenylosuccinate synthase has translation MGKNVVVLGTQWGDEGKGKVVDLLTERAKYVVRYQGGHNAGHTLVINGEKTVLHLIPSGILRENVISIIGNGVVLAPDALMKEMTELEARGVPVRERLLLSEACPLILPYHVALDNAREKARGAKAIGTTGRGIGPAYEDKVARRGLRVGDLFNKETFAIKLKEIVDYHNFQLVHYYKEDAVDYQTVLDEVLAIADILTAMVVDVSELLDSARKQGALIMFEGAQGTLLDIDHGTYPYVTSSNTTAGGVATGSGLGPRYVDYVLGIVKAYSTRVGAGPFPTELNDETGEFLRKQGNEYGATTGRSRRTGWLDIVAVRRAVQINSLSGFCMTKLDVLDGLKEVKLCVGYRMPDGREVETTPLAAEGWEGIEPIYETMPGWSETTFGVKEHSKLPQAALNYIARVEELTGVPVDIISTGPDREETMILRDPFDA, from the coding sequence ATGGGTAAGAACGTCGTCGTACTGGGCACCCAATGGGGTGACGAAGGTAAGGGCAAGGTCGTTGACCTGCTGACTGAACGGGCTAAATATGTTGTGCGCTATCAAGGTGGTCACAACGCTGGCCATACTTTGGTTATCAACGGTGAGAAAACCGTTCTTCATTTAATTCCCTCAGGTATTCTGCGTGAAAACGTAATCAGCATCATCGGCAACGGTGTTGTACTGGCGCCTGACGCTTTAATGAAAGAGATGACAGAACTTGAAGCGCGCGGTGTGCCTGTTCGTGAGCGACTGTTACTCTCCGAAGCATGCCCATTAATCCTGCCTTATCATGTGGCTCTGGATAATGCGCGTGAAAAAGCACGTGGTGCAAAAGCTATCGGTACTACTGGTCGTGGTATCGGTCCTGCCTATGAAGATAAAGTTGCTCGTCGTGGTCTGCGCGTCGGTGACTTGTTCAACAAAGAAACCTTCGCAATCAAACTGAAAGAAATTGTGGATTACCACAACTTCCAGTTAGTGCATTACTACAAAGAAGACGCGGTTGACTACCAAACTGTGCTAGATGAAGTGTTGGCTATTGCCGATATTTTGACTGCTATGGTTGTTGACGTTTCTGAATTGCTGGACAGTGCCCGTAAGCAAGGTGCATTGATCATGTTCGAAGGCGCACAAGGCACCTTACTGGACATCGACCACGGTACTTATCCATACGTGACCTCCTCTAACACCACCGCTGGTGGCGTTGCGACAGGTTCAGGCCTTGGCCCACGTTATGTTGATTATGTACTGGGTATCGTTAAAGCGTATTCTACTCGTGTTGGCGCAGGTCCATTCCCGACTGAGCTGAACGACGAGACAGGCGAATTCCTGCGTAAGCAAGGTAACGAATATGGCGCGACCACTGGCCGTAGTCGTCGTACTGGCTGGTTGGATATCGTTGCGGTACGCCGTGCTGTACAGATCAACTCCTTATCTGGCTTCTGCATGACCAAATTGGACGTGTTGGATGGCTTGAAAGAAGTGAAACTGTGTGTCGGTTACCGTATGCCAGATGGCCGCGAAGTGGAGACTACACCACTGGCTGCTGAAGGTTGGGAAGGTATTGAGCCAATCTACGAAACCATGCCAGGCTGGTCAGAAACCACCTTTGGCGTGAAAGAACACAGCAAGTTGCCACAGGCTGCTCTGAACTACATTGCACGTGTAGAAGAGTTGACGGGTGTTCCGGTTGATATCATCTCTACCGGCCCTGATCGTGAAGAAACCATGATCCTGCGCGACCCATTTGATGCGTAA
- a CDS encoding DUF2065 domain-containing protein, whose translation MNSTILLALALVLVLEGLGPMLYPKTWRKMIQSMTQLPDTTLRRFGGGLVVAGVVIYYMLRSRMGG comes from the coding sequence ATGAATTCAACCATTTTGTTAGCATTGGCACTGGTTTTGGTGCTTGAAGGACTGGGTCCGATGCTTTACCCCAAAACTTGGCGCAAAATGATTCAGTCGATGACCCAATTACCCGATACGACTTTGCGCCGTTTTGGTGGAGGATTAGTGGTTGCCGGAGTCGTTATCTACTACATGTTGCGTAGCCGCATGGGTGGCTAA
- the hflK gene encoding FtsH protease activity modulator HflK codes for MAWNQPGNNGQDRDPWGSSNNNGGNSGGNNNNKGGRDQGPPDLDDIFRKLSKKLSSLGGKGGGSGNGNNGATQGPAISGRIVGIAVVAIVVIWAASGFYTIKEAERGVVTRLGKLSHIVQPGLNWKPTFIDEVTPVNVESVRELAASGVMLTSDENVVRIEMNVQYRVTDPAAYLFSVTNPDDSLRQATDSAVRGVIGKYTMDKILTEGRTIVRSDTQRVLEETIRPYNMGITLLDVNFQAARPPEEVKAAFDDAIAARENEQQYIREAEAYTNEVQPRANGQAQRLLEDARAYAARKVLEAQGEVAGFAKLLPEYKAAPEITRERLYIETMEKVLGKTHKVLANDKGNSLMVLPLDQMMRGQSADKADGNKDTSLLRLNPPSSANSSQESGASSSSSTSGSIMDQRRANVQRDTSTRVGRE; via the coding sequence ATGGCGTGGAATCAGCCCGGTAATAACGGACAGGACCGCGATCCGTGGGGGAGCAGCAATAATAATGGCGGCAACTCTGGCGGAAATAACAATAATAAAGGTGGCCGTGACCAAGGGCCGCCTGATCTGGATGATATCTTCCGTAAACTGAGCAAAAAACTGAGTAGCCTCGGTGGCAAAGGTGGCGGAAGCGGTAATGGCAACAATGGCGCGACACAAGGCCCTGCTATCAGTGGTCGTATTGTGGGCATCGCCGTCGTTGCGATTGTGGTTATCTGGGCGGCAAGTGGTTTCTATACAATTAAAGAAGCCGAGCGCGGTGTTGTGACTCGCTTGGGTAAATTAAGCCACATCGTACAGCCTGGTTTGAACTGGAAACCGACCTTTATCGATGAAGTGACCCCAGTTAACGTTGAATCTGTACGTGAATTGGCCGCTTCTGGTGTCATGCTGACCTCCGATGAGAACGTGGTTCGCATCGAGATGAACGTGCAGTATCGTGTGACCGACCCAGCTGCATACCTGTTTAGCGTGACTAATCCTGATGACAGTCTGCGTCAGGCAACAGACAGCGCAGTGCGTGGTGTTATTGGTAAATACACCATGGACAAAATTCTCACCGAAGGCCGTACCATCGTTCGTAGCGATACTCAGCGTGTACTGGAAGAAACGATTCGTCCGTACAACATGGGGATAACGTTGCTGGACGTTAACTTCCAGGCTGCACGTCCGCCGGAAGAAGTTAAAGCCGCATTTGATGATGCAATTGCAGCCCGTGAAAACGAACAGCAGTATATTCGTGAAGCGGAAGCCTATACCAACGAAGTCCAACCTCGTGCTAATGGCCAGGCGCAGCGTCTGTTAGAAGATGCTCGTGCATATGCCGCGCGTAAAGTATTGGAAGCGCAAGGTGAGGTTGCCGGTTTTGCCAAGTTGCTGCCTGAGTATAAGGCTGCACCAGAAATTACCCGTGAACGTTTGTACATCGAAACCATGGAGAAAGTTCTGGGTAAAACCCACAAAGTGTTGGCTAATGATAAAGGCAATAGTTTGATGGTGTTGCCATTGGATCAAATGATGCGCGGTCAAAGCGCAGATAAAGCGGACGGTAACAAAGACACCAGCCTGCTTCGTTTGAATCCACCTTCCTCTGCTAATAGCAGCCAAGAGTCTGGTGCAAGTAGTTCAAGCTCAACCAGTGGCTCTATCATGGATCAGCGCCGAGCGAATGTTCAGCGTGATACTTCCACTCGCGTAGGGAGAGAATAA
- the rlmB gene encoding 23S rRNA (guanosine(2251)-2'-O)-methyltransferase RlmB codes for MSEIIYGIHAVKALLENDPQRFLEVFILKGRDDRRLQPLVADLEAAGLVIQVASRQWLDGQVEGGVHQGIVARVREGRQYQENDLPALLESLETPFLLVLDGVTDPHNLGACLRSADAAGVHAVIVPRDRSAQLNAIAKKVASGAAENVPLIKVTNLARTLRVLQDHNVWIVGTAGEADHTLYQSKMTGPMALVMGAEGEGMRRLTREHCDELISIPMAGTVSSLNVSVATGVCLFEAVRQRALKG; via the coding sequence ATGAGCGAAATTATTTACGGCATTCACGCCGTCAAAGCCCTGTTAGAAAACGATCCACAGCGTTTCCTTGAAGTTTTTATACTGAAAGGTCGTGATGATCGTCGCCTACAGCCACTTGTCGCTGATTTGGAAGCGGCGGGTTTAGTGATTCAGGTTGCCAGCCGTCAGTGGTTGGATGGGCAGGTTGAAGGCGGCGTCCATCAGGGTATCGTGGCGCGGGTGCGTGAAGGGCGTCAGTATCAAGAAAATGATCTGCCAGCTTTACTAGAAAGCCTAGAGACGCCTTTCCTGTTGGTGCTCGATGGTGTCACTGATCCTCATAATCTGGGGGCATGTTTGCGTAGCGCGGATGCCGCAGGCGTCCATGCGGTTATCGTGCCACGGGATCGCTCCGCACAGCTCAATGCGATTGCTAAGAAAGTGGCCAGCGGTGCAGCAGAAAACGTGCCTTTGATTAAGGTGACGAATCTGGCGCGTACCTTGCGTGTGCTGCAAGATCACAATGTCTGGATTGTGGGGACGGCTGGCGAAGCCGATCACACTCTGTATCAGAGCAAGATGACTGGCCCGATGGCGCTGGTAATGGGCGCAGAAGGTGAAGGTATGCGTCGTTTAACCCGCGAACACTGTGATGAATTGATCAGTATTCCGATGGCAGGAACGGTTTCTTCGTTGAATGTGTCAGTGGCCACCGGTGTCTGCTTATTTGAAGCTGTGCGCCAGAGAGCGCTGAAAGGTTAA